In one window of Streptomyces sp. NBC_01224 DNA:
- a CDS encoding MFS transporter encodes MTEPPDASAAQPAPGARTVSAGVLAAPPPSGATGPRAAAPRSVTGRATAAGAIVSALLILAIVFGSRLLENFDSALLPYAVATVFLAFGVAYRYTVWVSAPGARRLFKQGWRSFFSVANFRQAPTALPRMIATYLGFQKFLGARSYARWAAHQLIFWGCILASLITFPLTWGWFTFTSGSGSGPGYEMRIWGFRIIGFDSLDILGWLMFHGLDIAAVLVIPGASYFLWRRMKDRGAITGQRFAYDLVPLIALIVISVTGLLLTFSSIFLHGGGYEFLAILHMVSVVFTLIYIPFGKFFHIVQRPAAVGMQLFKYTARQNQEVFGCRRCEEPIDTGPYVENLRGTMRDLSLGFDEWAEYCPRCKRLLRGSAYLSQVKKGFK; translated from the coding sequence CTGCCGCGCAGCCCGCCCCCGGTGCACGCACTGTCTCCGCCGGAGTGCTCGCCGCCCCGCCGCCCTCCGGGGCCACCGGGCCCCGGGCTGCCGCGCCCCGGTCCGTCACCGGCCGCGCGACAGCGGCCGGCGCCATCGTCTCCGCCCTGCTGATCCTCGCGATCGTGTTCGGCAGCAGGCTTCTTGAGAACTTCGACTCCGCTCTTCTTCCGTACGCCGTCGCCACCGTCTTCCTCGCCTTCGGCGTCGCCTACCGCTACACGGTCTGGGTCTCCGCGCCCGGTGCCCGGCGCCTGTTCAAACAGGGGTGGCGGAGCTTCTTCTCCGTGGCCAACTTCCGCCAGGCCCCAACTGCCCTGCCCAGGATGATCGCCACCTATCTGGGCTTCCAGAAATTCCTCGGCGCCCGCTCCTACGCCCGCTGGGCCGCCCACCAACTGATCTTCTGGGGCTGCATCCTCGCCTCCCTGATCACCTTCCCGCTGACCTGGGGCTGGTTCACCTTCACCTCCGGTTCCGGCTCGGGCCCCGGCTACGAGATGCGCATCTGGGGCTTCAGGATCATCGGCTTCGATTCCCTGGACATCCTGGGCTGGCTGATGTTCCACGGCCTGGACATCGCCGCCGTGCTCGTCATCCCCGGCGCCTCGTACTTCCTCTGGCGGAGGATGAAGGACCGCGGCGCCATCACCGGCCAGCGCTTCGCCTACGACCTGGTGCCGCTGATCGCCCTGATCGTCATCTCCGTGACCGGTCTGCTGCTCACCTTCTCGTCGATCTTCCTGCACGGCGGCGGATACGAATTCCTGGCGATCCTCCACATGGTGTCGGTGGTCTTCACCCTCATCTACATCCCGTTCGGGAAGTTCTTCCACATCGTCCAGCGCCCGGCCGCGGTCGGCATGCAGCTGTTCAAATACACCGCCCGGCAGAACCAGGAGGTCTTCGGCTGCCGCCGCTGCGAGGAGCCCATCGACACCGGGCCGTACGTCGAGAACCTCCGCGGCACCATGCGCGACCTCAGCCTCGGCTTCGACGAGTGGGCCGAATACTGCCCGCGCTGCAAGCGGCTGCTGCGCGGCAGCGCCTATCTCTCCCAGGTGAAGAAGGGCTTCAAGTGA
- a CDS encoding 4Fe-4S dicluster domain-containing protein, with protein MMGRTIFIDPGRCIGCQACVSACRECDSHRGKSMIHLDYTDEGQSVASLPTVCMHCEDPVAPCAEVCPADAILVTADGVVQQADTTRCIGCANCVNACPFGVPKIDLQAKLQMKCNLCYDRTAYGLAPMCATVCPTGALFYGTVEELQAERPGVQVADTFVFGRSEVRTGVAMVVPADKVQWPVPGGLPVVEINGKDVRR; from the coding sequence ATGATGGGCAGAACGATCTTCATCGACCCGGGGCGCTGCATCGGCTGCCAGGCCTGTGTCTCCGCCTGCCGGGAATGCGACTCGCACCGCGGCAAGTCGATGATCCACCTCGACTACACCGACGAGGGCCAGTCCGTGGCCTCCCTCCCCACAGTCTGCATGCACTGTGAGGACCCGGTCGCTCCGTGCGCCGAGGTCTGCCCCGCCGACGCGATCCTGGTGACCGCCGACGGTGTGGTGCAGCAGGCCGACACCACCCGCTGCATCGGCTGCGCCAACTGCGTCAACGCCTGCCCCTTCGGCGTTCCGAAGATCGATCTGCAGGCGAAGCTGCAGATGAAATGCAACCTCTGCTACGACCGCACCGCCTATGGCCTCGCCCCCATGTGCGCGACCGTCTGCCCGACGGGAGCGCTGTTCTACGGGACCGTCGAGGAGCTCCAGGCCGAGCGCCCCGGCGTCCAGGTCGCCGACACCTTCGTCTTCGGCCGGAGCGAGGTCCGCACCGGCGTCGCCATGGTCGTACCCGCCGACAAGGTCCAGTGGCCGGTGCCCGGCGGTCTTCCTGTCGTCGAGATCAACGGGAAGGACGTCCGGCGATGA
- a CDS encoding QcrA and Rieske domain-containing protein, whose product MSATGQPPSGDPCEALHDRIAADSLTTRRDYLRIVATVSGGLAVGSLGVAGGILPRHGDVDDAKAPAPKKITAQLLPGESIAFHYPDEEDRAVAVRLDDGTLVGYSAICTHLACAVLWRKDRGSEGELYCPCHEGVFDARTGEVTAGPPPRALPKVVLIEQTDGSVWAVGTTRSGESIEHGLCRRLSIDRPDLASRIGCPAVRGKGAEAPPASEAETPGRRT is encoded by the coding sequence ATGAGCGCCACCGGCCAGCCGCCCTCCGGGGATCCGTGCGAAGCCCTGCACGACCGGATCGCCGCCGACTCCCTCACCACCCGGCGCGACTACCTTCGGATCGTCGCGACCGTCTCGGGCGGACTCGCCGTCGGCAGCCTCGGCGTGGCCGGCGGAATCCTGCCGCGTCACGGCGACGTCGACGACGCCAAGGCACCCGCGCCGAAGAAGATCACCGCTCAGCTTCTTCCCGGTGAGTCCATCGCCTTCCACTACCCGGACGAAGAGGACCGGGCGGTCGCCGTCCGGCTCGACGACGGCACCCTTGTCGGATACTCCGCGATCTGTACCCATCTCGCCTGTGCCGTGCTCTGGCGCAAGGACCGCGGCTCCGAGGGGGAGCTGTACTGCCCCTGCCACGAGGGTGTCTTCGACGCCCGCACAGGCGAGGTCACCGCCGGGCCACCGCCCCGCGCACTGCCCAAGGTGGTGCTCATCGAGCAGACCGACGGCAGCGTCTGGGCGGTCGGCACGACCCGCTCGGGCGAGAGCATCGAGCACGGCCTGTGCCGCCGGCTCAGCATCGACCGCCCGGACCTCGCGTCCCGCATCGGCTGCCCCGCGGTCAGAGGCAAAGGCGCGGAGGCACCCCCGGCCTCCGAGGCCGAGACTCCCGGCAGGCGGACATGA
- a CDS encoding molybdopterin oxidoreductase family protein: MTSDPRAADPRTAVPLDPSLAPPGTRAFRDAGGIPADRWHADQEGETLVPTHCCFCGVQCGMYLRVDRKGKVFGVEPRNHDINRMRLCPKGINAYQQVNHPDRLTAPLLRRSRDEDFHEVSWDEALDFTVSEIKRIQRSYGNDAFGLLGGASLFSEKTYLVGKFARVALKSRHVDYNGRLCMVSAAGANKLAFGIDRAGNPFSDMLLTDCLLIAGSNVGECFPVMTQYVWGARDRGASLIIVDPRQTAIARTADIHVALKPGTDSAFFNSVLNVVIEEGLTDEAYLAAHATGWEEVKAKAGEYPPSRAAEICGIPAQQIVQVARAFARAPKAMAWHARGIEHHSQGVENCLSVINLCAATGHIGKPGAGYGTLTGQGNGQGGREHGQKADLLPGGRSIMNEEHRRQICEIWGIEESELPPAGTSMMEMVWQMQRREIRGLIGICNNPFVSLPNYKVVKEGYDATEFHAQFDFFLSETAANAHVVFPVTTWAEDEGVMANAEARVVKHNKAQDPPPGVRTDTWVMCELAKRLGAGDKFAFADSREVFDELRTASAGTVNDYYGITYERLEETGGIVWPCPSTDHPGTPRLFEDGKTYHPDGKIHLQVVEWHPPMDPYDDEHPMSLTTGRTVAHFLSGNQTRRLGGLVEQTPRPWAELHPSHGFRNGEPVRVVTRRGSEVFPALVTEAIRPDTVFIPYHWPVPTAANALTIDALDPRSKIPEYKVCACRIEHAETIDEVPAPPVAPGHVAYPEAQVSRTDPLPPTSPQGRGTSERG; encoded by the coding sequence GTGACCTCGGATCCGCGAGCAGCCGACCCCCGTACGGCCGTTCCTCTCGACCCCTCCCTCGCGCCGCCCGGCACCCGGGCCTTCCGGGACGCGGGAGGTATCCCCGCCGACCGGTGGCACGCCGACCAGGAGGGCGAGACACTCGTCCCCACCCACTGCTGCTTCTGCGGGGTCCAGTGCGGGATGTATCTGCGCGTCGACCGCAAAGGCAAGGTCTTCGGCGTCGAACCCCGCAACCACGACATCAACCGGATGCGGCTGTGCCCCAAGGGCATCAACGCGTATCAGCAGGTCAACCACCCCGACCGGCTCACCGCTCCGCTCCTGCGCCGCTCCCGCGACGAGGACTTCCACGAAGTCTCCTGGGACGAGGCACTCGACTTCACCGTCTCCGAGATCAAGCGCATCCAGCGGAGTTATGGGAACGACGCCTTCGGGCTCCTCGGCGGCGCCAGCCTCTTCTCCGAAAAGACTTATCTGGTCGGCAAATTCGCCCGGGTCGCCCTCAAGTCCCGGCATGTCGACTACAACGGCCGGCTCTGCATGGTCAGCGCCGCGGGCGCCAACAAACTCGCCTTCGGCATCGACCGGGCCGGCAACCCCTTCTCCGACATGCTGCTCACCGACTGCCTGCTGATCGCGGGCTCCAACGTCGGCGAGTGCTTTCCCGTGATGACCCAGTACGTGTGGGGAGCCCGGGACCGCGGCGCAAGCCTGATCATCGTCGACCCGCGCCAGACCGCGATCGCCCGCACCGCCGACATCCATGTCGCGCTCAAGCCCGGCACCGACTCGGCGTTCTTCAACTCCGTACTGAACGTGGTCATCGAGGAGGGTCTGACCGACGAGGCCTATCTCGCCGCCCACGCCACCGGCTGGGAGGAGGTGAAGGCCAAGGCCGGCGAGTACCCGCCGTCCCGGGCCGCCGAGATCTGCGGCATCCCCGCCCAGCAGATCGTCCAGGTCGCCCGCGCCTTTGCCCGCGCCCCCAAGGCCATGGCCTGGCACGCACGCGGCATCGAGCACCACTCGCAGGGCGTCGAGAACTGCCTCAGCGTGATCAACCTCTGCGCCGCCACCGGCCACATCGGCAAGCCCGGCGCCGGTTACGGCACCCTCACCGGCCAGGGCAACGGGCAGGGCGGCCGCGAGCACGGCCAGAAAGCCGACCTCCTTCCCGGCGGCCGCTCGATCATGAACGAGGAGCACCGCAGGCAGATCTGCGAGATCTGGGGCATCGAGGAGTCCGAGCTCCCTCCCGCAGGCACCTCGATGATGGAAATGGTCTGGCAGATGCAGCGCCGCGAGATCCGCGGACTGATCGGCATCTGCAACAACCCCTTCGTCTCCCTTCCCAACTACAAGGTGGTCAAGGAGGGGTACGACGCCACAGAGTTCCATGCCCAATTCGACTTCTTCCTTTCCGAGACCGCTGCCAACGCACATGTCGTCTTCCCCGTCACCACCTGGGCCGAGGACGAAGGGGTGATGGCCAACGCTGAGGCCCGGGTGGTCAAGCACAACAAGGCCCAGGACCCGCCCCCCGGCGTACGGACCGACACCTGGGTGATGTGCGAACTCGCCAAGCGCCTGGGCGCGGGCGACAAATTCGCGTTCGCCGACTCCCGCGAGGTCTTCGATGAACTGCGGACCGCCTCCGCCGGCACCGTCAACGACTACTACGGCATCACCTACGAACGGCTGGAGGAGACCGGCGGGATCGTCTGGCCCTGCCCCTCCACCGACCACCCCGGCACCCCCCGGCTCTTCGAGGACGGGAAGACCTACCACCCCGACGGCAAGATCCATCTGCAGGTCGTCGAGTGGCACCCGCCGATGGACCCGTACGACGACGAGCACCCCATGTCGCTGACCACCGGACGCACCGTCGCCCACTTCCTCTCCGGCAACCAGACCCGTCGGCTGGGCGGCCTCGTCGAACAGACCCCGCGCCCCTGGGCCGAGCTCCACCCCTCCCACGGTTTCCGCAACGGCGAACCGGTCCGCGTCGTCACCCGGCGCGGCAGCGAGGTCTTCCCTGCCCTGGTCACCGAGGCGATCCGCCCCGACACCGTCTTCATCCCGTACCACTGGCCCGTCCCCACCGCGGCCAACGCCCTGACCATCGACGCCCTCGACCCCCGCTCCAAGATTCCCGAGTACAAGGTGTGCGCCTGCCGTATCGAGCACGCCGAAACGATCGACGAGGTCCCCGCACCGCCTGTCGCGCCCGGCCATGTCGCCTACCCGGAGGCCCAGGTCTCCCGTACCGACCCGCTGCCGCCCACGTCCCCCCAGGGCCGTGGCACCTCGGAGAGGGGCTGA